GGCGAGTCATGCAACCTATTATCCCGGCGCGTATCCGCTTTCGATAAAACTTCTGTTTGCCCCCGATACGGGCAAAGTCCTTGGCGCCCAGATTGTGGGAAAAAAGGGCGTTGATAAACGGATCGATGTTTTCGCCACGGCAATTCGTCATGGTCTGACAATCGATGATCTCACCGAGCTGGAGCTTGCTTATGCACCGCCTTTCGGGAGCGCAAAGGACCCGGTCAATATGGCCGGTTTTGTGGCCGAAAATATCCGTGATAAGCTGGCCGATATTTTTTATGCAGAAGATATCACCCGGTTTGATCCTCAAAAACATCTTCTTCTGGATGTGCGCACCGTTGAGGAACACGAACAGGGATCGATTGATGGCTCGATGAACATTCCCATCGACGAGCTTCGCGGCAAATTGAAGGATCTCGATAAAAATAAGGAAGTTATGGTTTACTGTCAGATCGGATTACGGGGCTATCTTGCCACCCGTATTCTGTCGCAGCATGGTTTTTCGGCAAAAAATCTTTCGGGTGGTTTTACAACCTATTCATCGATACAGACGCCCGATTATGATCCGGTTTATCTGAAAACGATTACCGCACCGGCCTGTTCTTCACCTGCGCAGAATGAAAATCCCAAGGATATGGTAAAAGTGGATGCCTGTGGACTGCAATGTCCGGGACCCATTATGCAACTGAAAAAAGCCGTGGACAGCGCATCGGAAGGACAAAGGGTAGAAATTACCGCCACCGATCAGGGGTTTGCTCTTGATGTTCCGGCCTGGTGTACTCGCACGGCCAATACCCTTCTCTCCCTCGCTCCTGAAAATGGAGCATTTAAAGCGGTAATTCAAAAGGGCCGACGGGAGGATGTCTGCGCGGTCGAACAACCTGCGGGTAATAAGAAGACTATGGTGATCTTTTCCAATGATCTCGACAGGATGATGGCAGCCTTTATTATCGCTAACGGAGCCTCAGCAATGGGGTCCGAAGTCGTCCTTTTCTTCACTTTCTGGGGTCTTAATCTGCTTCGGAAAAAACAGAATGGCGTTAAAATCAAAAAGTCGATCATAGAGAAAATGTTCGGTATGATGATGCCCCGGGGGCCGGAAAAGACAAAGCTGTCCAAAATGAATATGGGCGGCATGGGAACGGCAATGATGCAGCAGGTTATGAAAAAGAAAAACGTTTTTTCTCTCCAGGAACTGGTAGACCAGGCCCAATCAAACAATATCCGCTTTGTCGCCTGTTCCATGTCCATGGATATTATGGGAATTAAAAAGGAAGAACTTATCGACGGCATCGAATTCGGTGGGGTCTCCTATTACCTCAACGAAGCGGATAATGCAGCCTATAATCTGTTTGTTTAGAAAGGGTTAGTATGAAAACAAGATATTCATTACTCATAATGGCAATCGTATTGCTGAGTGGAATGGTGTTATCGGCGGAGAAAAAGTCTGAGAAGGCTGAAGAAAAATCTGCCATAAAGGTTATCTCTTCGGCCGATGAACTCAACTCCATTATCGAATCGGCTGGCGACCGATTGTTACTCTTTGATCTCTATGCAGATTGGTGCATGCCCTGCAAAATTCTGTCTCCTATGCTGGAAAAAATTGCAGAGAAGAATAAAGAGAAAGCATCGGTGTATAAAATCAATGTGGATAAAAACCCAAAGATCGCTTCAGCTTTTAGTGTATCAGGGATACCTTATGT
This region of Chitinivibrionales bacterium genomic DNA includes:
- a CDS encoding pyridine nucleotide-disulfide oxidoreductase, which codes for FETTKDDKIRLNLAKGPGPIADFVVLAIGVKPDTTFLKNSGIDLTEQGAIAVDNRMKTSVDDVFAVGDAIEVTDFISGKRVHVPLAGPANRQGRIAADTIAGKDSEYKSTQGTAVCKVFDLAIAVTGINEKNAQRCEIPYIKSYTHSASHATYYPGAYPLSIKLLFAPDTGKVLGAQIVGKKGVDKRIDVFATAIRHGLTIDDLTELELAYAPPFGSAKDPVNMAGFVAENIRDKLADIFYAEDITRFDPQKHLLLDVRTVEEHEQGSIDGSMNIPIDELRGKLKDLDKNKEVMVYCQIGLRGYLATRILSQHGFSAKNLSGGFTTYSSIQTPDYDPVYLKTITAPACSSPAQNENPKDMVKVDACGLQCPGPIMQLKKAVDSASEGQRVEITATDQGFALDVPAWCTRTANTLLSLAPENGAFKAVIQKGRREDVCAVEQPAGNKKTMVIFSNDLDRMMAAFIIANGASAMGSEVVLFFTFWGLNLLRKKQNGVKIKKSIIEKMFGMMMPRGPEKTKLSKMNMGGMGTAMMQQVMKKKNVFSLQELVDQAQSNNIRFVACSMSMDIMGIKKEELIDGIEFGGVSYYLNEADNAAYNLFV
- a CDS encoding redoxin domain-containing protein — its product is MKTRYSLLIMAIVLLSGMVLSAEKKSEKAEEKSAIKVISSADELNSIIESAGDRLLLFDLYADWCMPCKILSPMLEKIAEKNKEKASVYKINVDKNPKIASAFSVSGIPYVVFVKNKTAVYALTGVQTKKTYQKAIEVLSDMDIEPQKDAGVETEAGNELVKR